One Caretta caretta isolate rCarCar2 chromosome 6, rCarCar1.hap1, whole genome shotgun sequence genomic region harbors:
- the INSM2 gene encoding insulinoma-associated protein 2: MPRGFLVKRSRRAGGSYRVRRQERDLQQPLQVPPAQKPPPPPAAEAGPALSPLPKAAREEREPVAPPPSPEPAPGIATCRPTPPGGPAAWAAGGACSATGLRKAFFERCLSSPAPAESLPPAERLLLPPRTPLPAPGGRLAQEPLCPALKRPPRAKAPAKKPKALRKLSFADEVTTSPVLGLRIKAEGPEGRAGPPAGGRTPLGEFICQLCKEQYADPLALAQHRCSRIVRVEYRCPECHKIFSCPANLASHRRWHKPRPAASADGPGAKKPPGAPCPSEGKENSSEPRPAAPEGPRQPPPPPEQDQHPSAADSSCCRDLKPAGQSALCGAGGEGLREAAPPGPIPGDNEVFVCPYCHKKFRRQAYLRKHLSTHEAPRPAAYSPLERGQITFPCHLCGAHFPSADTRDKHRLWHAVREELLLPMGQPESSAAEGEQQIFSCKHCPATFFSSPGLTRHINKCHPTENRQVFLLQMAVRPGC, translated from the coding sequence ATGCCCCGGGGGTTTCTGGTAAAGCGGAGCAGGAGGGCGGGCGGCTCCTACAGGGTGCGCCGCCAGGAGAGGGACCTCCAGCAGCCTCTGCAGGTGCCCCCCGCCCAgaagcccccgcccccgccggcgGCTGAGGCCGGCCCAGCCTTGTCCCCGCTCCCCAAAGCCGCCCGGGAGGAAAGGGAGCCGGTCGCCCCGCCGCCGAGCCCAGAGCCTGCTCCTGGGATAGCCACTTGCCGGCCAACTCCGCCCGGGGGCCCGGCCGCCTGGGCTGCGGGGGGCGCCTGCAGCGCGACGGGGCTGAGGAAGGCTTTCTTCGAGCGCTGCCTCAGCTCGCCCGCCCCCGCCGAGTCCTTGCCGCCCGCCGAGAGGCTCCTGCTGCCGCCCCGcacgcccctccccgccccgggcGGCCGGCTGGCCCAGGAGCCGCTCTGCCCGGCGCTGAAGCGGCCGCCCCGGGCCAAGGCGCCGGCCAAGAAGCCCAAGGCCCTGCGGAAGCTCAGCTTCGCCGACGAGGTGACCACGTCGCCCGTGCTGGGGCTGCGGATCAAGGCGGAAGGGCCGGAGGGCAGGGCCGGGCCCCCCGCGGGCGGGCGCACGCCGCTGGGCGAGTTCATCTGCCAGCTGTGCAAGGAGCAGTACGCCGACCCGCTGGCGCTGGCCCAGCACCGCTGCTCGCGCATCGTGCGCGTCGAGTACCGCTGCCCCGAGTGCCACAAGATCTTCAGCTGCCCCGCCAACCTGGCCTCGCACCGCCGCTGGCACAAGCCCCGCCCCGCCGCCAGCGCCGACGGCCCGGGCGCCAAGAAGCCCCCGGGCGCCCCGTGCCCCTCTGAGGGGAAGGAGAACAGCAGCGAGCCGCGCCCCGCAGCCCCGGAGGGGCCGcgccagccgccgccgccgcccgagcAGGATCAGCACCCCAGCGCCGCGGACAGCTCCTGCTGCCGAGACCTGAAGCCCGCCGGCCAGAGCGCCCTGTGCGGGGCGGGCGGCGAGGGGCTGAGGGAGGCGGCCCCTCCGGGCCCGATCCCCGGCGACAACGAGGTCTTCGTCTGCCCCTACTGCCACAAGAAGTTCCGCCGCCAGGCTTACCTGCGCAAGCACCTCAGCACCCACGAGGCGCCCCGGCCGGCGGCCTACAGCCCCCTGGAGCGGGGCCAGATCACCTTCCCCTGCCACCTGTGCGGGGCTCACTTCCCCTCGGCGGACACCAGGGACAAGCACCGGCTGTGGCACGCCGTGCgcgaggagctgctgctgcccatggggCAGCCCGAGAGCAGTGCCGCGGAAGGGGAGCAGCAGATCTTCTcctgcaagcactgccctgcTACCTTCTTCAGCTCGCCGGGGCTCACCAGGCACATCAACAAGTGCCACCCCACGGAGAACAGGCAGGTCTTTCTGCTCCAGATGGCGGTCAGACCTGGCTGCTAA